From Enterococcus wangshanyuanii, the proteins below share one genomic window:
- the lacD gene encoding tagatose-bisphosphate aldolase — protein MIKISQAKMDAMNRLSNEKGLIEALAIDQRGSLKKMIADAATTATGEEIIDFKKVAAKELTSYTSAILLDPEYGLPAAKVRDNSCGLLLAYEKTGYDASTPGRMPDLLEDWSVSRLKEAGADAIKFLLYYDPDEPKSINHLKHVFVERLGSECLGEDIPFFVEIVTYDTEILDAGSAAFARVKPHKVLESMIEFSKPQYHIDVLKMEVPVNMKYVEGFTEDEAVYSRKEALEYFKKQSELTELPFIFLSAGVSTELFQETLKFAKEAGSTFSGVLCGRATWREGVKPFAAKGEDAGRDWFATQGKANVETLNQIVDDCGTSWRTKVEVG, from the coding sequence ATGATCAAAATCAGTCAAGCAAAAATGGATGCTATGAACCGTTTGTCAAATGAAAAAGGTTTGATAGAAGCGCTGGCGATCGATCAGCGTGGGTCATTGAAAAAGATGATTGCAGATGCTGCTACTACTGCAACCGGTGAAGAAATCATTGATTTTAAAAAAGTTGCTGCGAAAGAATTGACCTCATATACTTCAGCGATTTTACTAGATCCGGAGTATGGCTTACCAGCAGCAAAAGTTCGCGACAACTCATGTGGGTTACTTTTAGCCTATGAAAAAACCGGCTATGATGCTTCAACTCCAGGAAGAATGCCGGATTTACTAGAAGATTGGTCTGTTTCACGCTTGAAAGAGGCTGGCGCAGATGCCATCAAGTTTCTACTGTATTATGATCCAGATGAGCCTAAGTCGATCAATCATTTAAAACATGTTTTCGTGGAACGTCTCGGCAGTGAATGCTTAGGTGAAGATATTCCATTTTTTGTGGAGATCGTAACCTACGATACAGAAATCTTAGATGCCGGTTCAGCAGCATTTGCTCGAGTAAAACCTCATAAAGTTTTGGAATCAATGATCGAATTTTCAAAACCACAATACCATATTGATGTACTAAAAATGGAAGTGCCTGTAAACATGAAGTATGTTGAAGGATTTACTGAAGACGAGGCCGTTTACAGTCGCAAAGAAGCATTAGAATACTTTAAGAAGCAAAGTGAGTTAACTGAATTACCTTTTATCTTTTTAAGTGCAGGCGTTTCGACAGAGTTATTCCAAGAAACATTAAAATTTGCAAAAGAAGCTGGATCAACATTCAGTGGTGTTTTATGTGGCAGAGCTACTTGGCGTGAAGGGGTCAAACCATTTGCCGCAAAAGGAGAAGATGCCGGCAGAGACTGGTTTGCGACACAGGGAAAAGCGAATGTTGAGACCTTGAATCAAATCGTAGATGATTGTGGAACCTCTTGGCGTACGAAAGTGGAAGTCGGATAA
- a CDS encoding LacI family DNA-binding transcriptional regulator — MTTIRDIAKLSGYSVSTVSRVLNNHPYVTEEKRKKILNIMEELDYIPNIKARNLSSGRSKHIAVMIPFSDHPYTDKIVSGILKAAFKSGYKVTLLPTNYDLAIEKRYLDELAAKAWDGMIITSKKSSFDIISKYLKYAPIVCCEDTGDYPISCVSIDRGKSYHDLFTLLIKQGYKKIGLTVGRPEKDSASTAIVLEAYRKIIGSTDSSLIFRDCRTYEDGIIAGKYFSQFEDLEAIVTNGDDVAAGILQTFSLKDITVIGEENLLSSQLLKFPTVDHHLDQCGEASFHLLFKNEPETILVLHTYIERK; from the coding sequence ATGACGACTATTCGTGATATCGCTAAATTATCCGGCTATTCTGTTTCTACTGTTTCCCGGGTACTGAATAACCATCCTTATGTGACAGAAGAAAAGCGCAAGAAAATTTTAAACATCATGGAAGAGCTAGACTATATTCCGAATATAAAGGCCAGAAATTTAAGCAGTGGACGTTCAAAACATATTGCCGTAATGATTCCTTTTTCTGATCATCCTTATACAGATAAAATCGTTAGCGGTATTTTAAAAGCGGCCTTCAAATCTGGCTATAAGGTCACATTGCTGCCGACAAATTATGATTTAGCGATTGAAAAGCGTTATTTAGATGAGTTGGCTGCAAAAGCCTGGGATGGGATGATCATTACTTCAAAAAAAAGTTCATTTGACATCATTTCTAAGTATTTAAAATATGCGCCGATCGTTTGTTGTGAGGATACAGGAGACTATCCGATTTCTTGTGTCTCGATCGATCGGGGAAAATCTTACCATGATTTGTTTACGCTGTTGATAAAACAAGGGTACAAAAAAATCGGATTAACTGTTGGCCGTCCTGAAAAAGATAGCGCTAGTACAGCTATCGTATTGGAAGCCTATCGAAAAATAATTGGATCAACAGATTCTTCATTGATTTTTAGAGATTGTCGGACATATGAGGATGGGATCATTGCTGGAAAATATTTTTCGCAGTTCGAAGATCTTGAAGCGATCGTTACAAATGGCGATGATGTTGCTGCTGGGATCCTACAGACCTTTTCGTTGAAAGACATCACCGTAATCGGCGAAGAGAATCTGCTGTCTAGTCAGTTGTTAAAATTTCCTACCGTAGACCATCACTTAGATCAATGCGGTGAAGCTTCCTTTCATTTATTATTCAAAAATGAACCAGAAACCATCTTAGTTCTGCACACTTATATCGAAAGAAAATAA
- a CDS encoding YebC/PmpR family DNA-binding transcriptional regulator: MAGHSKWKNIQGRKNAQDAKRGKIFQKLSREIYVAAKAGGTDPTTNAALRLVMDKAKSANMPNDNIDRALKKASSTGDNEHYDEITYEGYGPGGTAILVYALTDNRNRTATNVRVAFTRNGGSLGETGSVSYMFDRKGYLAVEREGLSIDEDTMFEQVLEAGAEDLETSEEVYEIYTAPEDFTSVRDVLEANGFTLAQAELTMIPQTETSLTKEQLEQLQVLVDKLEEDDDVSEVFTSADL, translated from the coding sequence ATGGCAGGTCATAGTAAGTGGAAAAATATTCAAGGACGAAAGAATGCACAAGATGCAAAGAGGGGAAAGATTTTTCAGAAGCTTTCAAGAGAAATTTATGTAGCCGCTAAAGCAGGTGGAACCGATCCGACGACAAATGCGGCGTTACGACTGGTTATGGATAAGGCTAAGTCGGCGAATATGCCGAATGATAATATTGATCGTGCTTTAAAGAAAGCCAGTAGTACAGGAGATAATGAACATTACGACGAGATTACCTATGAAGGCTATGGTCCAGGAGGTACTGCAATTTTAGTGTATGCTTTGACCGATAACCGGAATCGGACAGCGACCAATGTTCGTGTGGCATTTACAAGAAATGGCGGTTCTTTAGGCGAAACAGGCTCTGTCAGCTATATGTTTGATCGTAAAGGATATCTTGCTGTTGAACGTGAAGGACTATCGATAGATGAGGACACGATGTTTGAACAGGTACTTGAAGCAGGAGCGGAAGATTTGGAAACCTCTGAGGAGGTCTATGAAATCTATACAGCACCGGAAGATTTTACTTCTGTTCGTGATGTACTGGAAGCAAACGGATTCACATTAGCACAAGCAGAGTTGACAATGATTCCGCAAACGGAGACTAGTTTAACCAAAGAACAGCTGGAACAACTGCAAGTGCTTGTTGATAAGCTAGAAGAAGATGATGATGTTTCAGAAGTGTTTACTTCTGCTGATTTATAA